A single Halopelagius longus DNA region contains:
- a CDS encoding TatD family hydrolase, protein MRVIDPHMHMVSRSTDDYERARSAGIECCIEPAFWSGTDKRHAGSFFDYFEQIIEHETERAERVAGIDHYVTIALEPKEANYPEIAEEIMERIPEYLNRDPVVGVGEIGLDQDTPEERDAFRRQLRMAEERELPVIVHTPHTNKPEGTETIVDMIEDEDVTQERIIIDHNTENTIDTSIQTDCWVGFTLYPGKIEDDAAIDLLEEYGTEKMILNSAADWDPSDPLAVPKARDKMLDRGWDREEVRKVVFENPYEFFDQSPNFDYEP, encoded by the coding sequence ATGCGCGTCATTGACCCTCACATGCACATGGTTTCTCGCTCGACGGACGACTACGAGCGGGCACGAAGTGCAGGAATCGAGTGCTGTATCGAACCAGCGTTCTGGAGCGGGACCGACAAACGGCATGCGGGGTCGTTCTTCGACTACTTCGAGCAGATCATCGAACACGAGACCGAAAGGGCGGAACGAGTCGCCGGCATCGACCACTACGTTACGATAGCCCTCGAACCGAAGGAGGCGAACTACCCGGAGATAGCAGAGGAGATTATGGAGAGAATCCCCGAGTACCTCAACCGGGACCCGGTAGTCGGCGTCGGAGAGATAGGCCTCGACCAAGATACGCCGGAGGAACGAGACGCCTTCCGTCGGCAGCTTCGAATGGCCGAAGAACGGGAGCTTCCGGTCATCGTCCACACGCCTCACACGAACAAACCGGAAGGCACGGAGACGATCGTCGATATGATCGAAGACGAGGACGTCACCCAAGAGCGGATAATCATCGACCACAACACCGAGAACACCATCGATACGTCGATACAGACGGACTGTTGGGTCGGCTTCACGCTGTACCCCGGAAAGATCGAGGACGACGCCGCCATCGACCTCCTCGAAGAGTACGGCACGGAGAAGATGATTCTCAACAGCGCGGCGGACTGGGATCCGTCGGATCCGCTCGCCGTACCGAAGGCCCGCGACAAGATGCTCGACAGGGGGTGGGACCGTGAGGAGGTCCGGAAGGTTGTCTTCGAGAACCCCTACGAGTTCTTCGACCAATCGCCCAACTTCGATTACGAACCCTGA
- a CDS encoding inositol-3-phosphate synthase codes for MSKTGVWIVGARGNVATTAIVGARAIAHGEADTTGMVTAREPCSRLDLPSVERLIFGGHDIRRTSVLETARTLSENGIPSRETVDAVREDLEAVDERIEVGTAVNCGNAVTDLADETLREPSVEDVVEQIRSDYRSFARENDLDRIVVVNAASSEPPLSNPERYDTLSAFEGAMADDDSDLPASSLYAYAALVDGRPYVNFTPSTGSALGGLVELADKNGVPHMGRDAKTGETLVKSALAPMFASRNLRVRSWEGHNILGNADGEVLEDEENEAGKLETKGGVLEGILDGDFHNRVRIDYAPPLADWKTAWDDIRFDGFLGTRMKMQFTWEGSDSALAAPLVLDLVRLVAFADERGESGLQPQLASFFKQPLGVDEHDLSLQFDRLREYANSHTGE; via the coding sequence ATGAGTAAGACCGGCGTCTGGATCGTCGGCGCTCGCGGTAACGTGGCGACGACGGCTATCGTCGGTGCGCGCGCGATTGCTCACGGCGAAGCCGATACGACGGGGATGGTGACGGCACGAGAGCCCTGCTCACGGTTAGATCTCCCCTCCGTCGAACGGTTGATCTTCGGCGGCCACGACATTCGACGGACGTCCGTCCTCGAAACGGCGCGTACGCTGTCCGAGAACGGCATACCATCGAGAGAGACCGTGGACGCAGTCCGCGAAGACCTCGAAGCGGTCGACGAGCGCATCGAAGTCGGTACGGCGGTCAACTGTGGAAACGCCGTCACCGACCTCGCGGACGAGACGTTGAGAGAGCCGTCGGTCGAGGACGTCGTCGAGCAGATTCGCTCCGACTACCGCTCGTTCGCGCGAGAGAACGACCTCGACAGAATCGTCGTCGTAAACGCCGCTTCGAGCGAACCCCCGCTTTCGAATCCCGAGCGGTACGACACGCTCTCGGCGTTCGAGGGGGCGATGGCAGACGACGACAGCGACCTTCCGGCAAGTTCGCTGTACGCGTACGCCGCACTCGTCGACGGACGTCCCTACGTCAACTTCACTCCCAGTACGGGGAGTGCGCTCGGCGGCCTCGTGGAACTGGCGGACAAAAACGGAGTCCCGCACATGGGCCGCGACGCGAAGACGGGTGAGACGCTCGTCAAGTCGGCGCTCGCACCGATGTTCGCGTCTCGAAACCTGCGCGTCCGTTCGTGGGAGGGGCACAACATTCTCGGGAACGCGGACGGCGAGGTACTCGAAGACGAGGAGAACGAGGCCGGGAAACTCGAAACCAAGGGTGGCGTTCTCGAAGGCATTCTCGACGGTGACTTCCACAACCGCGTCCGTATCGACTACGCGCCGCCGCTAGCGGACTGGAAGACCGCTTGGGACGACATCAGGTTCGACGGGTTCCTCGGGACGCGGATGAAGATGCAGTTCACGTGGGAGGGGTCAGATTCGGCGCTCGCCGCACCGCTCGTACTCGACCTCGTTCGACTCGTCGCGTTCGCGGACGAACGAGGCGAATCCGGACTCCAGCCGCAACTCGCCTCGTTCTTCAAACAACCGCTGGGGGTCGACGAGCACGATCTCTCCCTACAGTTCGACCGCCTCCGAGAGTACGCGAACAGTCACACGGGGGAGTGA
- a CDS encoding alkaline phosphatase family protein produces the protein MDHSDGAGRVIVLDVVGLRPEHVRTEKTPNLAGLLDSVAPLRPPFPAVTVPVQTTLAEGCGPREHGDVANGQYDRERDEVAFWERDRGDRNRLWETAQDAGLTTGALFFQHLIGTTADVAVTPSPIEDEDDNLVEMNCWTNPDDFYGDLQEEYGHFPLHNYWGPMANEESSEWILNAAIEAVERYDPDMLWVYVPHLDYAGLRNGPGDELESELAVVDELVGEFLDALRTDNRWEETVVNVVSEYGFHAVETPVFPNRALRSAGLLSVTDDGSGGQEVDLARSRAFAMVDHQIAHVYVDDAHVEKARSALAELDGVERVLGADGKREHHIDHPNAGDVVLVAERDAWFQYYWWHDRDEAPRYATEMDIHAKPGFDPCELFVGETGLASLDPTKVGGSHGRVDPSAGGLYALGGPSAPELVLNDEVDARAVAPTVADLLGTLDEVEMAFEEPSLLTDG, from the coding sequence GTGGATCACTCAGACGGTGCCGGTCGGGTGATCGTTCTCGACGTCGTCGGTCTCCGTCCCGAACACGTCCGAACGGAGAAGACCCCTAATCTCGCCGGCCTCCTCGACTCCGTCGCGCCCCTACGCCCGCCGTTCCCTGCGGTAACCGTCCCGGTACAGACCACCCTCGCCGAAGGCTGCGGGCCGAGGGAGCACGGCGACGTCGCGAACGGGCAGTACGACCGCGAACGAGACGAAGTCGCCTTCTGGGAACGCGACCGCGGCGACCGAAACCGTCTCTGGGAGACGGCTCAGGACGCCGGACTGACGACGGGTGCCCTCTTCTTCCAACACCTCATCGGAACGACCGCAGACGTGGCCGTGACGCCGTCGCCGATCGAAGACGAGGACGACAACCTCGTCGAGATGAACTGCTGGACGAACCCCGACGACTTCTACGGCGACCTGCAGGAGGAGTACGGTCACTTCCCTCTCCACAACTACTGGGGACCGATGGCCAACGAGGAGAGCAGCGAGTGGATACTGAACGCCGCCATAGAGGCAGTAGAGCGGTACGACCCCGACATGCTCTGGGTGTACGTGCCTCACCTCGACTACGCCGGACTTCGGAACGGTCCGGGAGACGAACTCGAATCCGAACTCGCGGTGGTCGATGAGCTAGTCGGGGAGTTCCTCGATGCACTACGGACCGACAACCGGTGGGAGGAGACGGTGGTCAACGTCGTGAGCGAATACGGCTTCCATGCGGTCGAGACGCCGGTCTTTCCGAACCGCGCGCTCCGGTCGGCGGGACTGCTCTCGGTGACCGACGACGGAAGCGGGGGGCAAGAAGTGGACCTCGCGAGGTCACGGGCGTTTGCGATGGTCGACCATCAGATAGCGCACGTGTACGTCGACGACGCTCACGTGGAGAAAGCGCGTAGTGCGTTAGCGGAACTCGACGGCGTCGAGCGAGTTCTGGGTGCGGACGGTAAGCGCGAACACCACATCGATCACCCGAACGCCGGCGACGTCGTCCTCGTTGCCGAACGAGACGCGTGGTTTCAGTACTACTGGTGGCACGATCGAGACGAGGCCCCTCGGTACGCGACCGAGATGGACATCCACGCGAAACCGGGGTTCGACCCCTGTGAACTCTTCGTGGGTGAGACGGGACTGGCGTCGCTCGATCCCACGAAAGTCGGTGGGTCTCACGGGAGAGTCGACCCCTCGGCCGGGGGTCTGTACGCCCTCGGAGGACCGTCTGCACCCGAACTTGTCTTAAACGACGAAGTGGACGCACGCGCAGTCGCTCCGACGGTAGCGGACCTCCTCGGGACTCTGGACGAGGTCGAGATGGCGTTCGAAGAGCCGTCGCTTCTCACCGACGGGTGA